TCGTACGCAGCAAGAAACCCACCAAGTCACGTAATAAAATGGTGATACGTGACGAGGAGCGTCCCATTGGCATACAAATCTACGGCGGCAATCTGGACACCATGCAGGAAGCGGCAGCCATTGTGGAAACACAGGAGCCCGATCTGATCGACATCAACGCCGGATGCTGGGTGAAGAAGGTCGCAAAGCGCGGGGCCGGTGCAGGACTGCTGCGGGATCTTCCCTATATGGTGCGCATGGCGAAAACCATCGTCGACCAGGTGTCTCTGCCGGTGACATTGAAGACACGCATCGGCTGGGATCTCGAGTCCATTCAAATCGTTGAACTTGCGAAAATGCTGGAAGATGTGGGAGTACAGGCACTCACTATCCATTGCCGCACCCGTCAAATGGGACATAACGGTGATCCGATTTGGGAATGGATCCCACGAGTTCGTGACGCTGTGTCCATACCCGTTGTACTCAACGGTGGTGTCATGACCCCGCAGGATGCCGTACGTGCATTTGAAGAAACCGGCTGCGACGCGGTCATGATCGCCCGCGGTGCCATTGCGAACCCATGGATTTTCCGTGAAACGAAACATTTCATGTCCACAGGTGTCCTTTTACCGGCCCCGAGTTTCGAAGAGCGCATCGATACCGCGCTGCGCCACCTTCGGCTCGCAGTGTCCGTCAAAGGTGAACGCCGTGCCGTACTTGAAATGCGCAAACATTATATTGCTTATCTGAAGTACGTCCCGAACAGCCGTCAGATGCGCCAGATTCTCATGAAACCGGAAACGCTGGCCGAAGCTGAAGATGTACTGCACAGTCTCTTGTATTTCCAGCAGGAAAGGGAACTCGAAGCTGCCTGATCACGGGCACAAAGATGAAATCCGCACACAGTTCTCATGGAATGAAAATCCCGCGAATTGCGCTTTTCCGCAGTTTTATGCTTCTTTTCTTGACTACTGCAGCGAATCTTCTTATTATTGACATATATGCATTTAATTCTTGAGTCTAACCTGTTACTTTAACTCATCACCGCAAAGGAGATTATTATGAAAAAACTCCGCAAATCTGTGGTGCTCGTTTGTGCGACGGCCGTTATTGGCGCCGGAGCTCTTCTTTCGGGCTGCACCTCTTATGCTACCCCGGAACAGCTCGCACGTATTGCTGAACTCGAGCGTGAAATCACCTCACTCGAATCAGCTATCCAAACGAAGCAGTCCCAGATCGGCACACTGGATCGTCAGATTTCGGCCCAGGAAGCCA
The sequence above is a segment of the bacterium genome. Coding sequences within it:
- the dusB gene encoding tRNA dihydrouridine synthase DusB — its product is MNILEKLGAQKGLLLAPMEDVTDISFRQICKEFGADLVYTEFINADGLVRSKKPTKSRNKMVIRDEERPIGIQIYGGNLDTMQEAAAIVETQEPDLIDINAGCWVKKVAKRGAGAGLLRDLPYMVRMAKTIVDQVSLPVTLKTRIGWDLESIQIVELAKMLEDVGVQALTIHCRTRQMGHNGDPIWEWIPRVRDAVSIPVVLNGGVMTPQDAVRAFEETGCDAVMIARGAIANPWIFRETKHFMSTGVLLPAPSFEERIDTALRHLRLAVSVKGERRAVLEMRKHYIAYLKYVPNSRQMRQILMKPETLAEAEDVLHSLLYFQQERELEAA